The following is a genomic window from Armatimonadota bacterium.
ATGTCCTTGGCTTCCGCTCGTGAGTGACCGACGCGCTGGAGCAGCTCTGCTGCCTCGCCCTGGATGTCCTCCGCCTCCATCTCGCGCTCGGACTCGTCACGGATGAGACAGAATCTGCCCGCCTTGCCCTGGAGCTTGGCCACGATCTCCTTCGCTTTGCGCGCGCCCACTCCAGGCAAGCTCATGAGCGCGCGGAGGTCGCCGTCTTCGATGGCTTGAGCGATGCGGCTGACCGGTATGGCGAGCGCCCGCACCGCCATGCGCGGCCCGATGCTCGCCACGGTGGTGAACTGCTGGAAGAAATCGCGCTCCAACTCGTTGCGGAACCCGATGAGAACGGGCGTCGCGCGGGAGTGCTCGACCTGAAGATACTCGTACGTGACCAGGTCGAGCTGCTCTCCTTCTTCCGCGGAAAGTGACTGGAGCACGCCCGTCGGGACGAGCACCTCGTAGCCGAGGCCGTTGACGCCGAGGATGACGCCCTCGGGTTTGCGTTCGAGCACGCGGCCGCTAATGCGCGAGATCACCCCCGTGCCCTCCAATCGTCGGCCGGCCATACAGTCATCGTCGTGCTGCCGTCTCTCGCGAGCGCCCGGCGTGGCACAGCGCCAGCGCGAGCGCGTCGTACATATGCTCGTCGCGGCCGCTCGTCCTGGGCGCGTCGGACCCGCTTGAGCTGATGCCCAGCCTGCGGCACACCATCTCCCGCACCTGGCGGGCGCTGGCCCGTCCGTTTCCCGTCAGCGCGCGGCGCACCTCCGACGCGGCGTAATGCACGATGTGCAGTTCCGCATCGCCCGCGGCAAGGCAGATCACGCCTCGCGCGTGCGCCATGAGAATAGCCGTGCGCGGGTGGCGATACTTCGACTAGACCTCTTCGATCACGAGGACCTCGGGCCGCCATTCCTCGAGAATATCGGCCACGGAGCGATGGATGTGGCACAGTCGCGCGGTGAGTTCTCGCCCGCCCGCACGGATCACGCCGGCCTCGGCGAGCGCCTCGCGCCTGCCGTTGAAGTCAACTATGCCGTAGCCACTGGCCACCAGCCCGGGATCTATGCCAAGCACGCGCACGGTTCAGTACCCACCGGCATGGCACCGCTCACCGATGCAGCGCCGGTCCCGCGCCGTATTATAGCAGCCCCCACGGAGAGCGTAAAGGAAACCCCGAGATCCGCCGGCTTACGGCAACTCGCGGCCCTCCTCGATCGCGCTGCGGTAAGGTGCGACGCGGGAATCCACGATCCCTGCGAACTCGGCCACTAGCTCGGGTGGGGGCAGGGCGGTAGGCTCCTTGCCGTACGCGGCGACGGCGCGGCGCTTCGCCTGATACGGCTCCATGGGATAGCCCTTGGACGCAATGTAGAGCTTACCGGCAACCGCGCCCGAGGCCTTCAGCGCGTTCAACGCCTCCAGGGTCTCATTGACGTCCTTTTGGGCGGCGCGAGCGCGATCGAGGCGTCCGGCCCTGAAGTGCTCGCCCACTGCGTAGATCATCTCGGGATGCGTGTTGCAGCCGCCGCCGATGACGCCCCTCGCGCCTTGCTCCAGCGCGTTGAGATAGAAATGCTCCGCGCCCGCGATCATGCCGAAGCTGGTGGCGGCGACCTCGCAGCAGATGGGGTCGAACACGGCATGGTCGGTGGTCGAGAGCTTCATGCCGCCGATGCGGGGGAGCGTCAGCAGCCGCTTGATGAGCGCCGGAGTCATGCGGTACTCAGGCAGCATCCCAGGCGGCTGGTAGATGACGATAGGGATACGGATCCCGTCGTTCACCGCCTTGTAGTAGTTGAAGATCGTATCTTCGAGCGGCACGCCCGGCTCCGGCCTCAGCGCCGAGGGCAGAACGAGGACCGCTGCACTTGCCCCCCGCTCCTCGGCATACTGCGCGAGACCCGCCGCTTGCTCGGTGTACACCGCCGCGTCCGGGCGGTGTTCCGGTTTGCCGTCGAACTCGCCCGCGCACCCCGCGAGCACGCCGATCTCGCCTGCCGCTTCATCCACCACAGCGTCAATGAACTGGCGCGTCTCCTCGACGGTGAAGGCGTACATCTCCCCCACCCCCGAGCGCGCGAAGACGGAGCTCACGCAGTTGCGGCTCTTGAGCCATTTGACCATGCTGCGCGCCCCGTCGAGGTCAAGGCGCCCGTCCTCGTGACGCGGCGTGTACATCGGGGTGATGACGCCGGTCAGGAATGCGGGCGGTGATGGT
Proteins encoded in this region:
- a CDS encoding dihydrodipicolinate synthase family protein; this translates as MQADKQPSPPAFLTGVITPMYTPRHEDGRLDLDGARSMVKWLKSRNCVSSVFARSGVGEMYAFTVEETRQFIDAVVDEAAGEIGVLAGCAGEFDGKPEHRPDAAVYTEQAAGLAQYAEERGASAAVLVLPSALRPEPGVPLEDTIFNYYKAVNDGIRIPIVIYQPPGMLPEYRMTPALIKRLLTLPRIGGMKLSTTDHAVFDPICCEVAATSFGMIAGAEHFYLNALEQGARGVIGGGCNTHPEMIYAVGEHFRAGRLDRARAAQKDVNETLEALNALKASGAVAGKLYIASKGYPMEPYQAKRRAVAAYGKEPTALPPPELVAEFAGIVDSRVAPYRSAIEEGRELP
- a CDS encoding crossover junction endodeoxyribonuclease RuvC, which produces MRVLGIDPGLVASGYGIVDFNGRREALAEAGVIRAGGRELTARLCHIHRSVADILEEWRPEVLVIEEV
- a CDS encoding crossover junction endodeoxyribonuclease RuvC; translation: MAHARGVICLAAGDAELHIVHYAASEVRRALTGNGRASARQVREMVCRRLGISSSGSDAPRTSGRDEHMYDALALALCHAGRSRETAARR